In one window of Crocosphaera subtropica ATCC 51142 DNA:
- a CDS encoding PstS family phosphate ABC transporter substrate-binding protein, giving the protein MAIQRRKINLGQSFIQLLLTAVLFLPACSRPITEESEPIRIDGSSTVYPITEAILKSIQSQQSEKIAKGIKIKADFSGTGGGFGKFCSGETDINGASRPISAVEMENCNRNQVRYIELPIAFDAVTVAVNSGNDWVQSMTIAELKQIWEPSAQAQINNWQQVRASWPSRALSLYGPGKDSGTFDYFTEAIVGQAGSSRTDYVYSEDDEVLVNGIAQDPNALGYFGYAYYEQNANKLKAVAIDSGSDPVAPTRETVENGSYRPLTRPLFIYVNAKRAQENRALETFVEFYLDNAKELVSEVGYIPLPEEGYHLARIQFQKFEVGTVFEGSSEFNLTIEELLRKQAKFEPER; this is encoded by the coding sequence ATGGCAATTCAACGTCGCAAAATCAACTTGGGTCAATCGTTTATACAGTTGTTGCTCACGGCTGTTCTTTTCTTACCTGCTTGTAGTCGCCCTATTACCGAAGAAAGTGAACCCATTCGCATTGATGGCTCCAGTACAGTCTATCCCATCACTGAAGCTATCTTGAAGTCTATACAGTCTCAGCAGTCCGAGAAAATAGCCAAAGGAATAAAAATTAAGGCTGATTTTTCAGGAACCGGTGGAGGCTTCGGCAAATTCTGCTCTGGAGAAACCGACATTAACGGTGCTTCCCGCCCCATTTCTGCTGTGGAGATGGAAAATTGCAACCGCAATCAAGTCCGCTATATCGAACTGCCCATCGCCTTTGATGCCGTCACCGTAGCCGTGAACTCAGGCAATGACTGGGTTCAAAGCATGACCATTGCTGAGTTAAAACAAATTTGGGAGCCGTCAGCCCAAGCTCAGATAAATAACTGGCAGCAGGTGCGTGCGTCCTGGCCGTCGAGAGCTTTAAGCCTCTATGGGCCGGGCAAAGATTCAGGAACCTTTGACTACTTTACCGAAGCGATTGTCGGACAAGCAGGAAGTAGTCGTACGGATTATGTTTATAGCGAAGATGATGAGGTATTGGTTAACGGTATAGCCCAAGATCCCAATGCTCTAGGCTATTTCGGCTATGCCTACTACGAACAGAACGCCAACAAATTGAAAGCTGTCGCCATTGACAGTGGCAGTGATCCGGTTGCTCCCACCCGCGAAACGGTAGAAAATGGAAGTTACCGTCCCTTAACTCGTCCTCTGTTCATTTATGTCAATGCCAAGCGAGCCCAAGAAAATCGGGCCCTCGAAACGTTCGTAGAATTCTATCTCGATAACGCTAAGGAGCTTGTTAGTGAAGTTGGTTATATTCCTCTGCCCGAAGAAGGCTATCATTTGGCAAGGATTCAATTTCAAAAATTTGAAGTCGGAACAGTTTTTGAAGGTTCCTCAGAGTTTAATCTGACCATTGAGGAACTCTTACGCAAACAGGCCAAATTTGAACCGGAAAGGTAG
- a CDS encoding metallophosphoesterase family protein: MRTLAVGDIHGCTTAFDQLLEAIDLRPEDKLITLGDYVDKGPNSKGVLERLLFLYENHQLIPLKGNHELMMLDAFQGKRKDNFWLLTEGKTTLESYPQTNDSPLLNVPDSHWDFLKQCCLDWYETDNHIFVHANLDPHLPLHKQSNHNLFWQKLYPHHGHYSGKIVVCGHTSQKDGCPVNMGHQICIDTWACGQGWLSCLDVDTGKIWQTNQQGEVKIGHIKDFSHVSIN, encoded by the coding sequence ATGCGAACCTTAGCCGTGGGAGATATTCATGGATGTACTACGGCTTTTGACCAACTTCTAGAGGCCATAGATTTACGTCCAGAAGATAAGTTAATTACGTTAGGGGACTATGTAGACAAAGGTCCTAATTCTAAAGGAGTATTAGAACGGTTACTTTTCCTCTATGAAAATCATCAATTAATTCCCCTCAAAGGAAATCATGAATTGATGATGTTAGATGCTTTTCAGGGAAAAAGAAAGGACAATTTTTGGTTATTGACTGAGGGTAAAACAACCCTAGAATCTTATCCCCAAACGAATGATAGTCCTTTATTAAACGTTCCTGACAGCCATTGGGACTTTCTTAAACAGTGTTGTTTAGACTGGTACGAAACTGATAATCATATCTTTGTTCATGCTAATTTAGATCCCCATTTACCCCTTCATAAGCAGTCCAACCATAACTTATTTTGGCAAAAACTGTATCCCCATCATGGTCATTATTCAGGAAAAATCGTGGTGTGCGGTCATACCTCTCAAAAAGATGGTTGTCCTGTCAATATGGGTCATCAAATTTGTATTGATACTTGGGCTTGTGGTCAAGGATGGTTAAGTTGTTTGGATGTGGATACCGGAAAAATTTGGCAAACCAATCAACAAGGAGAAGTGAAAATCGGTCATATTAAAGACTTTTCTCATGTGTCAATTAATTAA
- a CDS encoding WD40 repeat domain-containing protein yields the protein MDQWINLFIKVSKPILTSIVYTGINSWLEVFQEEITEVHKQQAKNTIKSLTLQDGMIHREGKDFTSCHSTLMMAENKALNRNYIEEEKAWPLRLSPEKLLQKVATDGHNLLFFLVTPKTTFPEFSSFDYTPSNCEQRLWQNLRQFIQKNYSFQIPNKGISFMGGLWDHHHFYGETSIQLLFEQLNSISCLVLETEIQGKNIKFNLVYWRKKAKKYHYTNIFTLNYQNLLIELVKTRVQQWQETRNQLLKLGKSREDIERLGGICEKNHRICEELESLDKEGIKIEQLTVNYQFDQQDYESLCQNLSICCCLLGGWVADIHYLIDDNIPPHLPMWLLSLEESCSQFQSKPDLLNITLSLYEDILIVLGHESLHDVPELALKLAESFMHWPDQTWAIEPLIYSFNCWQQQHQDIDSFSQQDRDYLNHLKQCLQNLTEQEKTKEIREFIKNLTTESTNNLVPQSHFNYFQLQRTISTASEKVLSLKIDKRGYQFISQREPNSLKVWHYNPQKSILSLKYDLGRYAGQLSAATLSQNGQFLASSEITEKRSYIKIWKLSTGQIYRTLFGHRQPIQTLAIHLGNRPFIASGSHKIKLWNFLTGESLLTLFGHKQLVSCLAISPDGKILISGSIDKTLRIWDLKTGNLLKTLTGHKNFITTLILSEDGETIVSGSTDKTIKLWDLKSGKLLQTLTGHLGGLQTFCLYDCYLFAGDDTGKIYLWDLKTGNSLSSWNAHQKGIEAIAISEDGQTLVSSCQEGKVQLWSN from the coding sequence ATGGATCAGTGGATTAACTTATTTATTAAAGTCAGCAAACCTATATTAACCAGCATAGTCTACACAGGCATTAATAGTTGGTTAGAGGTGTTTCAAGAAGAAATCACAGAGGTTCATAAACAACAGGCCAAAAATACCATCAAGTCTTTGACCCTTCAAGACGGTATGATTCATAGGGAAGGGAAAGACTTTACCTCATGTCATTCGACTTTAATGATGGCCGAAAACAAAGCTTTAAACAGAAATTACATCGAAGAAGAAAAAGCTTGGCCATTACGTTTATCCCCTGAAAAACTATTGCAAAAAGTGGCCACTGATGGTCATAATTTACTATTTTTTTTAGTTACCCCTAAGACGACCTTTCCAGAATTTTCCTCTTTCGACTATACACCATCTAATTGTGAACAACGACTTTGGCAAAATTTACGACAATTTATCCAAAAAAACTATTCTTTTCAGATTCCTAATAAAGGAATTAGTTTTATGGGGGGATTATGGGATCATCATCATTTTTATGGAGAAACCAGTATTCAACTATTATTTGAACAATTAAACTCCATTTCTTGTTTAGTTTTAGAGACGGAAATTCAGGGAAAAAATATTAAATTTAATCTGGTGTATTGGAGAAAAAAGGCTAAAAAATATCATTATACTAATATATTTACCCTAAATTATCAAAACTTGTTGATAGAATTAGTTAAAACAAGAGTTCAACAATGGCAAGAAACTCGGAATCAGCTGTTAAAGTTAGGAAAATCTAGAGAAGATATAGAAAGATTAGGGGGAATTTGTGAAAAAAATCATCGAATATGTGAAGAATTAGAAAGTTTAGACAAAGAAGGAATTAAAATAGAGCAACTAACAGTAAATTATCAGTTTGATCAACAAGATTATGAATCATTATGTCAAAATTTAAGTATTTGTTGCTGTTTGTTAGGGGGTTGGGTAGCAGATATTCATTATCTAATCGATGATAATATTCCTCCTCATTTACCTATGTGGTTACTCTCTTTAGAAGAGAGTTGTTCTCAGTTCCAATCTAAACCCGATCTTTTAAATATAACCCTCTCCTTATATGAAGATATTTTAATAGTTTTAGGTCATGAATCTCTCCATGATGTGCCTGAATTAGCCTTAAAATTAGCTGAAAGTTTTATGCACTGGCCAGATCAAACATGGGCGATTGAACCCCTCATTTATTCTTTTAATTGTTGGCAACAACAGCATCAAGATATTGATAGTTTCTCTCAACAAGATCGAGACTATTTAAACCATCTTAAACAGTGTTTACAAAATTTGACTGAACAAGAAAAAACAAAAGAAATTAGGGAATTTATCAAAAATTTAACAACAGAATCAACTAATAACCTTGTTCCTCAATCTCACTTTAATTATTTTCAATTACAACGAACAATCAGCACTGCTTCAGAAAAAGTATTATCTTTAAAAATTGATAAAAGAGGATATCAATTTATTAGTCAAAGAGAACCTAATTCTTTAAAAGTCTGGCATTATAATCCTCAAAAATCTATATTATCTTTAAAATATGATTTAGGGAGATATGCAGGTCAACTATCGGCAGCTACTTTAAGTCAAAATGGGCAATTTTTAGCCAGTAGTGAAATCACAGAAAAACGGAGTTATATTAAGATTTGGAAATTATCAACTGGTCAAATTTATCGCACTTTATTCGGTCATCGACAACCAATTCAAACCCTAGCAATCCATTTAGGTAATCGTCCTTTTATTGCTAGTGGTAGTCATAAAATCAAGCTATGGAATTTTTTAACAGGAGAATCTTTATTAACTTTATTTGGACATAAACAACTCGTTTCTTGTTTAGCTATTAGTCCCGATGGGAAAATTTTAATCAGTGGTAGCATCGATAAGACCTTAAGAATTTGGGACTTAAAAACAGGTAATTTGCTCAAAACTTTAACAGGGCATAAAAATTTTATTACCACTTTAATTCTTAGTGAAGATGGAGAAACAATTGTTAGTGGAAGTACCGATAAAACCATTAAGCTATGGGATTTGAAATCAGGAAAATTGTTACAAACGTTGACAGGACATTTAGGGGGTTTACAAACTTTTTGTTTGTATGATTGTTATTTGTTTGCTGGTGATGACACGGGGAAAATTTATCTTTGGGATCTTAAAACGGGAAACTCATTATCTAGCTGGAACGCCCATCAAAAAGGGATAGAAGCGATCGCTATTAGTGAAGATGGACAAACATTGGTGAGTAGTTGTCAAGAGGGGAAAGTTCAGTTATGGAGCAATTAA
- a CDS encoding cation-translocating P-type ATPase → MSKWHKLDRETVLRKLGSDRSWGLNHDEAIHRLETGGPNKLQEKPQKPPWRILWEQLIEPLVLLLVAAAIISALLGDYQEAVVILIIVILNALLGFSQEYRAEKAMAALKTLAIPKVKVRRGGHWHEIPASELVVGDIVTLEDGNIVSADIRLLEVANLRIQESILTGEAEAVPKSIDPLTEKKIPLGDRLNMAYMGTLVTYGRGYGVVVGTGMKTQLGKIAKLLQKVEAELTPLQQRLQRLGQQILMASVILVVIIFSLGLLEGEGLKVMFLTAVSLAVAAVPEGLPAVVTIALALGSQRMLKRGALIRKLPAVETLGSVTVICSDKTGTLTENRMTVNVLDVVGRRLNLTSELIRDGHDLDLRQQQPSLLKKQPQLVWLLLGSALCNDASLEADSDDPQLFHVVGEPTEGALITAAASLGLRKSDLEPLFPRVAEIPFDAQRRRMTTLHHVPRDGYCWPELLQQPWQWHQNLGGMPYMAFTKGAVDSLLDICTEVWVNNHPKPLTEVWQSWIQDSNDELAAQGSRVLGLGFRPHLSPYIDHGTIIEQNLIFLGLMAMSDPIRPEVKEAVQTCRTAGIRPVMITGDHPLTAQHIARELGMMVNGGILTGQDLSCLNADELTEKVLQTSVYARVSPKQKLQIVEAWQQQGQIVAMTGDGVNDAPALKKADIGIAMGVSGTDVAKEAADMALLDDNFATIIAAVREGRIIYDNVRKFIFYMFSSNSGEIWVMLAAFFLGMPLPLLPLQILWINLMTDGLPALALGIEPAEKHIMHRLPYPPSENIFSRGLGWRIIWVGLLMGFVSLGTGYYYWQQQNPAWQTMIFTIVTLSQMGNALAIRSERYALWKIGLFSNPFLIMAVILTVILQIGIIYVPFWQNLFQTTALSVNDLLLCLLLSTVVFWAVEAEKWWLRRQF, encoded by the coding sequence ATGAGTAAGTGGCACAAACTAGACAGAGAAACCGTTCTCAGGAAATTGGGAAGTGATCGCAGTTGGGGACTTAACCACGATGAAGCCATTCATCGCCTAGAAACCGGCGGACCTAACAAACTGCAAGAAAAACCCCAAAAACCCCCTTGGCGCATTCTTTGGGAACAATTAATCGAACCCCTAGTCTTGCTGCTAGTGGCTGCAGCTATCATCTCTGCTTTACTGGGAGACTACCAAGAAGCAGTGGTCATACTGATTATCGTCATTCTCAACGCTTTGTTAGGCTTTAGTCAGGAATATCGCGCTGAAAAAGCCATGGCTGCCCTAAAAACCTTAGCCATTCCCAAGGTAAAAGTTCGCCGTGGGGGACATTGGCACGAAATTCCGGCTTCAGAACTGGTTGTAGGGGATATAGTTACCCTAGAAGACGGTAATATTGTCTCGGCAGATATTCGTCTGCTGGAAGTAGCTAATCTACGAATTCAAGAATCCATCTTAACCGGAGAAGCCGAGGCTGTTCCTAAAAGCATTGACCCTTTAACGGAAAAAAAAATCCCCTTGGGCGATCGCCTTAATATGGCTTATATGGGAACTTTGGTTACCTATGGACGGGGTTATGGGGTAGTAGTAGGGACAGGAATGAAAACCCAACTAGGAAAAATTGCCAAGTTATTGCAAAAAGTTGAGGCCGAATTAACCCCCTTACAACAACGACTTCAACGGTTAGGGCAACAAATATTAATGGCTTCTGTGATCCTAGTGGTGATTATTTTTAGTTTGGGACTCTTAGAAGGAGAAGGGTTAAAAGTCATGTTTCTCACTGCCGTTAGTTTAGCAGTGGCTGCGGTTCCGGAAGGACTTCCGGCTGTTGTGACCATTGCTTTAGCGTTAGGATCACAAAGAATGCTGAAACGAGGGGCTTTAATTCGTAAATTGCCCGCCGTAGAAACCTTAGGGTCGGTCACAGTGATTTGTTCGGATAAAACGGGAACTTTGACAGAAAATCGTATGACTGTTAATGTCTTAGATGTGGTAGGACGACGGTTAAACCTGACCTCGGAGTTGATACGAGATGGCCACGATCTCGATCTGCGTCAACAACAACCCTCCCTGTTAAAAAAACAACCGCAGCTGGTATGGTTACTGTTAGGAAGTGCCTTATGTAACGATGCGTCTCTTGAAGCTGATTCAGATGATCCACAACTGTTCCATGTGGTAGGAGAACCCACCGAAGGGGCTTTAATCACCGCAGCAGCCAGTTTAGGGCTGAGAAAATCTGACTTAGAACCCTTATTTCCTAGAGTGGCAGAAATTCCGTTTGATGCCCAACGTCGACGTATGACCACCCTTCATCACGTTCCGAGGGATGGCTATTGTTGGCCTGAACTACTGCAACAACCTTGGCAGTGGCATCAGAACTTAGGTGGAATGCCCTATATGGCCTTTACCAAAGGGGCAGTAGACAGTCTTTTGGACATTTGTACAGAAGTTTGGGTTAATAACCACCCCAAACCCTTAACCGAAGTATGGCAAAGTTGGATTCAAGATAGCAATGACGAATTAGCGGCCCAAGGCAGTCGGGTGTTAGGGTTGGGGTTTCGGCCTCATTTGTCTCCCTATATCGACCACGGAACGATTATTGAACAGAATTTAATTTTTCTGGGATTGATGGCTATGAGTGACCCCATTCGTCCGGAAGTCAAAGAAGCGGTACAAACCTGTCGGACAGCGGGGATTCGCCCCGTGATGATTACGGGAGATCATCCTTTAACGGCACAACATATCGCTAGAGAATTAGGCATGATGGTTAATGGAGGGATTCTGACAGGACAAGACTTATCCTGTCTTAACGCTGATGAATTGACAGAAAAAGTATTGCAAACTTCCGTTTATGCAAGGGTTAGCCCCAAACAAAAGCTACAAATCGTCGAAGCATGGCAACAACAAGGGCAAATTGTGGCCATGACTGGAGATGGGGTAAATGATGCCCCAGCCTTGAAAAAGGCGGACATTGGTATTGCTATGGGGGTGAGTGGAACCGATGTAGCTAAAGAGGCGGCTGATATGGCGTTATTGGATGATAATTTTGCCACCATTATTGCAGCAGTTAGGGAAGGACGGATTATTTACGATAATGTTCGCAAGTTTATCTTTTATATGTTTAGCAGCAATTCTGGGGAAATTTGGGTGATGTTGGCTGCTTTTTTCTTGGGAATGCCGTTACCCTTGTTACCATTGCAAATTCTTTGGATTAATTTAATGACCGATGGTCTACCGGCCTTAGCGTTGGGGATTGAACCGGCTGAAAAACATATCATGCACCGTCTTCCTTATCCTCCTAGCGAAAATATCTTTAGTCGAGGTTTGGGTTGGCGAATTATTTGGGTGGGTTTATTAATGGGGTTTGTCTCTTTGGGAACAGGTTACTACTATTGGCAACAGCAGAACCCTGCATGGCAAACTATGATCTTTACTATTGTCACCCTCTCTCAAATGGGTAATGCCTTAGCGATTCGGTCTGAACGTTATGCTTTATGGAAAATTGGACTGTTTTCTAATCCGTTTTTGATTATGGCTGTTATCTTAACCGTTATCTTACAAATTGGCATTATTTATGTTCCCTTCTGGCAAAATCTCTTCCAAACCACTGCTTTATCCGTCAACGATTTACTGTTATGTTTACTGTTAAGTACAGTCGTTTTTTGGGCAGTGGAAGCAGAAAAATGGTGGTTACGTCGTCAATTCTAA
- a CDS encoding DUF5132 domain-containing protein encodes MTLKDFVPHIDFKDVAEDLGIPGITAIVLFPVLIPVAGKAAKPIAKATIKGGVILYEKGKGVIANVGETFEDIVAESLAELAEERSQTSAIAEGDG; translated from the coding sequence ATGACACTTAAAGATTTTGTTCCTCACATCGATTTTAAAGATGTTGCCGAAGACCTTGGCATTCCCGGAATCACAGCGATTGTTCTCTTTCCTGTATTAATTCCTGTGGCGGGAAAAGCAGCTAAACCTATCGCCAAAGCAACCATCAAAGGAGGGGTTATTCTTTATGAAAAAGGCAAAGGAGTGATTGCTAATGTGGGTGAAACCTTTGAAGATATCGTTGCTGAATCGTTAGCCGAATTAGCTGAAGAAAGAAGTCAAACGTCAGCGATCGCTGAAGGTGATGGCTAA
- a CDS encoding cation-translocating P-type ATPase, whose translation MNKKHSINHNHQKQRSSIKILHKTVKGRCRCKVQGLLYSKELKQYLEFNLSLQKDINSVRANSVTGNILIYFNPRTKVIEIAKAVNQLVEQYYQHPQAFIELTKRPRESSVTSPSAWHIKEIETILLEFNTSKQTGLSNEAVQANLTKYGVNALTENPTRSGLSIFIDYFKSVPVALLSGAALLSVLTGGITDAVVIMGVVTINAILGYATESQSERIINSLKNFVNPSAWVIRDGKLIEIESQNLVPGDLLLLQPGSYVPADARLIEVDRLTLDESALTGESLPISKQDKAITIQEETIPLAERNNMVYQGTFVTGGQGKGVVVATANLTEMGKIQALVGETSHPTTPLERQLEQAGEQLVWLSSGVCGLVFAIGLLRGYGLLEMVKTSISLAVAAVPEGLPTVATTTLALGILNMRQQKVLIRRLEAIEALGSIQALCLDKTGTLTANRMSVLQVCWDGREINLEDGHFWSDQQAINPYQCDELLKLIHISVLCNDSQINYHHHDTYVLDGSSTENALMEMAIDAGIEVEELQEKYPRLLTYHRSTEHNFMATVHRIHQSVYLMAVKGNPSEVLERCSTRIENGQFIPLSQVDKQAILEQNERMAAQALRVLGMAYGQEEITDVESLPVSHLIWVGLVGMADPIRSGVKETIANFHQAGINTLMITGDQSPTAYAIGKTLNLSQGQPLKILDSTELMDLSPDALASLSEKVHIFARISPTHKLQIVQALQNRGLVVAMTGDGINDTPALKAAEVGIAMGHTGTDVAREVADVVLEDDNLETMIIAVSQGRTIYNNIRKSVHFLLSTNLSEIMVMLLANVGGLGQPLNAMQLLWLNLVTDIFPGLALALEPPEPDVLSLAPRSPDQPIIKRSDFQRIIFESSTLSVSSLAAYSYGIARYGISLQASTVAFMSLVSGQLLHALSCRSSQPLGSQTLPHNPYLTTALTGSMALQWVSLATPGLRNLLQVTPLNPLDGLVIGSSAILPLAINEGTKFYPISK comes from the coding sequence ATGAATAAAAAACACTCAATCAACCATAATCATCAAAAACAACGCTCTTCGATCAAAATTCTCCACAAAACTGTCAAAGGAAGATGTCGGTGTAAAGTTCAAGGATTACTTTATTCAAAAGAGCTAAAACAGTATTTAGAATTTAATTTGTCCCTACAGAAAGATATTAACTCAGTTCGTGCTAACTCGGTTACGGGCAATATTCTCATATACTTCAATCCTCGCACAAAAGTCATTGAAATTGCTAAAGCCGTTAACCAACTGGTTGAACAGTATTATCAACATCCCCAAGCATTCATAGAACTCACGAAAAGGCCAAGGGAGTCTTCTGTTACCTCACCGAGTGCTTGGCATATCAAAGAAATAGAGACAATTCTATTAGAATTTAACACATCCAAACAAACAGGACTATCCAACGAAGCAGTCCAAGCTAACCTAACGAAATATGGCGTTAATGCCCTCACAGAAAACCCAACCCGTTCAGGATTAAGCATTTTTATCGACTACTTTAAGTCCGTTCCCGTTGCCCTTTTAAGTGGTGCAGCCTTGCTATCTGTGCTAACGGGAGGTATTACGGATGCTGTGGTAATTATGGGTGTGGTCACTATTAATGCCATCTTAGGCTACGCAACCGAGAGTCAATCAGAACGTATCATTAATTCTCTAAAAAACTTTGTCAACCCTTCAGCTTGGGTCATTCGAGACGGTAAATTAATTGAAATTGAAAGCCAAAATCTCGTCCCAGGGGATCTTTTACTCCTGCAACCAGGATCTTATGTACCTGCCGATGCTCGCTTAATTGAAGTTGATCGCTTAACCTTGGATGAGTCAGCCTTAACTGGTGAAAGTCTGCCCATTAGCAAACAAGATAAAGCCATTACCATCCAAGAAGAGACCATACCTCTGGCTGAACGGAATAATATGGTTTATCAGGGAACCTTTGTCACTGGGGGACAAGGAAAGGGGGTAGTGGTGGCCACCGCAAATTTAACGGAAATGGGGAAAATACAAGCTTTGGTAGGGGAAACCAGTCATCCTACTACCCCCCTAGAACGACAACTCGAACAGGCAGGAGAACAACTGGTCTGGTTGTCTAGTGGGGTTTGTGGTCTGGTCTTTGCCATTGGCTTATTGCGGGGCTATGGGTTATTAGAAATGGTAAAAACCTCCATTTCTTTAGCGGTGGCTGCTGTTCCTGAAGGCTTACCCACTGTCGCCACCACCACCTTGGCTTTGGGTATTCTGAATATGCGTCAACAAAAAGTCTTGATTCGTCGTTTAGAAGCCATTGAAGCCCTGGGTTCGATTCAAGCTTTATGTCTTGATAAAACAGGAACCCTAACCGCAAATCGAATGTCGGTCTTGCAAGTCTGTTGGGATGGTCGAGAAATTAACCTAGAAGATGGTCATTTTTGGTCAGATCAACAGGCAATTAATCCTTATCAATGCGATGAATTATTAAAACTTATTCATATCTCAGTTCTCTGCAACGATAGTCAGATCAATTACCATCACCATGACACTTATGTCTTGGATGGTTCTTCGACGGAAAATGCCCTGATGGAAATGGCGATCGACGCAGGGATAGAAGTAGAAGAACTCCAAGAAAAATATCCTCGCTTGTTAACTTACCATCGTTCTACAGAACATAATTTCATGGCCACGGTACATCGTATCCATCAATCGGTCTATTTGATGGCCGTTAAAGGCAACCCGTCAGAAGTCTTAGAACGATGTTCAACTCGGATAGAAAACGGTCAATTTATTCCCTTAAGCCAGGTAGATAAACAAGCTATCTTAGAGCAAAATGAGCGTATGGCCGCCCAAGCTTTGCGTGTCTTAGGTATGGCTTACGGACAGGAAGAAATCACAGACGTTGAATCTTTACCTGTCTCCCATCTTATTTGGGTGGGACTTGTGGGTATGGCTGATCCCATTCGTTCAGGAGTCAAAGAAACTATTGCTAATTTTCACCAAGCGGGAATTAATACCCTGATGATTACTGGAGATCAAAGTCCCACTGCGTATGCTATTGGTAAAACCTTGAATCTTAGCCAAGGGCAGCCCTTAAAAATTCTTGATTCGACAGAATTAATGGATCTCTCCCCAGACGCTTTAGCTAGTTTATCAGAAAAAGTGCATATCTTTGCACGCATTAGTCCCACTCACAAACTACAGATTGTCCAAGCCCTACAAAATCGGGGGTTAGTGGTGGCGATGACAGGGGATGGCATCAATGATACCCCGGCCTTGAAAGCAGCTGAAGTCGGTATTGCGATGGGTCATACCGGAACCGATGTGGCGCGAGAAGTCGCCGATGTGGTTCTTGAAGACGATAACCTCGAAACCATGATTATCGCCGTCAGTCAAGGACGTACCATTTATAACAATATTCGTAAATCGGTTCATTTTCTTCTGTCCACCAATCTCAGCGAAATTATGGTCATGTTATTGGCTAATGTGGGTGGTTTAGGACAGCCCCTGAATGCGATGCAGCTACTTTGGCTTAATTTAGTTACTGATATCTTTCCAGGGTTAGCTTTAGCCCTAGAACCCCCTGAACCCGATGTTTTGAGTCTTGCCCCTCGTTCCCCTGATCAACCCATTATTAAGCGTTCTGATTTTCAACGGATTATTTTTGAATCTAGTACGTTATCCGTTAGTTCCTTGGCTGCATACAGTTACGGGATCGCCCGTTATGGCATCAGTCTCCAGGCTAGTACCGTTGCTTTTATGAGTTTGGTCAGTGGACAATTGCTACACGCGCTTAGTTGTCGATCTTCTCAACCATTAGGTTCCCAAACACTTCCCCACAACCCTTATTTGACCACCGCCTTGACAGGTTCAATGGCCCTTCAATGGGTATCCTTAGCTACCCCTGGACTGAGAAATCTCCTACAGGTTACCCCTCTTAATCCCCTTGATGGCTTAGTGATTGGTAGTAGTGCCATTTTACCTTTAGCTATCAATGAAGGGACAAAATTTTACCCTATCAGTAAGTAG